A single region of the Lactobacillus xylocopicola genome encodes:
- a CDS encoding DUF1542 domain-containing protein: protein MNKKMIEEIKNTNYKMHKSKKGWLVSYSVLTFMLGGGSLILADKTSVVKAAEFERKTEETAKLALPKAETTSLKQAQASGNQVLLAAANTTKQKISASQSLSAAEKTKQLKAVDKLLNNAQVKISGATDPASIQTLVEKTTESINACYHLPTPKVKLVKSKFKLSTYSGLNSYLETRSKAASKGALYKSQSSDSLSTDSKVSTSVDIPVDKIATDVSDTSLVDNKLVIAGRDDSLEQLRQEALTALSAENSKIYQDISQDPTLDMNVQNEQLQQMGQVFSDAYAKVTQATDEQAIIAARDDGIIKINASHIPNPVSLEEQKKQALMKYNEAVDKVKADIDDDLSLTAEEKQQELSNLVISSDQVREKINLLLSASYLKQTLDEGIESLKYVHLHPGSGSVPVTEQRAKASKSVDDAATKVKGEIDGDITLTATEKAAQKAVVDTDAAAAKDAINQAPYMQPIKDARDAGIVKIKADHVSNTVSLDDTKKAAKAALEAEATKVKDEIDADTTLLAATKQSQKEQIDQLVTTYQTTIDSAVDAQAVIDSRDQGLALIAQTHIAGASLADQKSAANQTIETEATMVKGEIDADSTLTTIEKATQKGNVDTDAAAAKAAINSASDAQAVKDAKEAGIIKIDGDHLQSTLAAIKAAAIAAIETEATKVKGEIDIDVNLDNSGKQSQKDKVDQIVLFYTSSTSEIQKATDAQSVQEIKDKAIAQIKAAHYYVLTLEEQKSNGIKDISNAAYNYKQLIDSDLGLNAADKAAQKANIDADAAAAKTAITNAVDAQGVKDAHDEGLAKLKADYLPGSLDAWKAEALKRINDTAIRVKSEIASDITLTDAEKITQKANVDDAANYAINAINQAPGINWINYPMNSGINQIEKCHVSGKLIVDQKSAANQTIETESTKVKGEIDADSTLTTIEKTNQKTIVDSAADAAKAAINQASDAQGVKDAKDSGTIKINAAHVPNTVSLPDQKINAVQAIDQVAAKVKDEIDADSALTDIVKATQKVNVDQAAVAAKADINQASDAQSVQNAQNNGIAKINACHVPAGISLPDHKLNASTIIDNEANKVKDIINADNNLTVAEKTAQTANVNADAAAAKVAINQAVNADGVIIAQAAGIAKITADYLPGVALSTQKANANQAIETEATKVKGEIDADSTLTAVEKTTQKGNVDTDAAAAKAAVNSASDAQAVKDAKEAGIVKINGDHVSNSESLDEQKNKAQAAIDDEAAKVKAEITADATLNDAAKAAQQNAVTQAAATAKTNINQATNANEVVTAKLDGITAINAAHQSGPSLDNQKPSFVNKINEAANSVKAEIAADVTLDDTAKAVQKANVDNDVTTILAAIAQATDLQTLEDTTSAGIAKITADHVLGTPLPDQKADAIKEIDAQASKVKGEIAADETLTDAEKETQKTNVDIDVAAAMAGINNASNAQAVKDAKQAGIAQIAGDHISNNASLPTQKAEAIKEIDAAAAKIKDEIAADSSLDDATKDKQKANVDRDSAAAKNDINQATTAKGVQEAKEVGIAEINSDHVSNQKSLSDQRLEAKQVIDAEATRIKAEIDTDPTLDDATKARQKMNVNSEVTKAKVAIDDAATAQTIKTAKNNGIAAITAQHITGENGSLDSLKTTAQNAIDQEAIKIKGEIAADVTLDDDTKAIQQANVDRDASAAKKQINQAINAQAVKDAIALGIIKIDNDHVKNAISLLEQKDKAKAAIAAEAVKVKEQIEADQGLDDAAKSEQKANVDRDAATAQEQIEQAVDAQGVKDTKTAGIAKIASDYVPNGTVSDQKVAAQTKIEAEAKKVKAAIETDITLTNAEKLKQKADVDMAASNAKAAIDRAITAQEVKVALHNGIAAINAQYVTGNSLDKQKAKANALIDQEATKVKNQITNDVTLDDKTKAAQIAAVDQEVMTAKSNIQVAATAQEISAALTNGLTNIAAQYVTNSMSLDEQKERAKQLINDEANIVKEAINSDNSLDQATKNKQVKAVGAQRQKALDQLSQAANAAAVQKEYSAGIAAINAQHVPGTALNIQKQAAKNALIQEANTIKAAINNDSTLTTNAKKQQSHNVDLELEKAQNALDRAKNIQEVTDCEAAGIKAIDAQYIPGKPLDEQKAAAKREIDQAAQVAKDQVDKDTSKTDQEKQKEKDAIAAVASTAKAEINQSKNADAVNQAKENGLAAINQLVVNNSLEHQKEAAKQEIDQAAQAAKDKIDQDKNKTDTEKEKDKVAIDSAASAAKDKVDKAKNKGEVDQAKQDGINEINNIVNGNGNGSNGSNGSNGSGNTGGSSGSTGSNGSNNSSDAGNTGSNGSSASTSSTGANGTNSSNNASSTGSDSSETKPKQSKSASKVLKHNAYFYNKQGKRANLLIAKRGSTITTYGSKTINGREFYHIGKELYIAVGNVVGRKRSLKKNSFVYNHNGKRVGKQILKKRTKVNVYGDPVRIHGKSYYIINSKHYVKAKNFGSIQSEARKTLAPGVSSNAELSHNSYLYNENGKRIDKYTLKAGSKINAGQAKTINGESFIEIGNGYYVVKANVINFARKTLK from the coding sequence TTGAATAAGAAGATGATTGAAGAAATTAAGAATACCAACTACAAAATGCATAAAAGTAAAAAAGGGTGGCTAGTTAGCTACTCGGTTTTGACATTTATGTTAGGCGGGGGTTCCTTGATTTTGGCTGACAAGACTTCAGTTGTTAAAGCTGCTGAGTTTGAGCGTAAGACTGAAGAAACAGCTAAACTAGCATTGCCAAAAGCAGAAACAACTTCGCTTAAGCAGGCCCAAGCAAGTGGTAATCAGGTATTATTAGCAGCAGCTAATACCACAAAGCAAAAGATTTCGGCTAGTCAGAGTCTGTCTGCTGCTGAAAAAACTAAGCAACTTAAGGCGGTCGATAAACTACTTAATAACGCCCAAGTTAAAATTAGTGGCGCTACAGATCCAGCAAGTATACAAACACTGGTTGAAAAAACAACGGAGAGTATTAATGCTTGCTATCATCTTCCTACACCTAAGGTTAAATTGGTAAAGAGTAAGTTCAAGTTATCAACATATTCGGGCCTTAATTCATACTTGGAGACCAGGTCAAAAGCTGCTTCGAAGGGGGCTCTATACAAGTCGCAATCCTCTGACTCATTAAGCACTGATTCAAAAGTCAGTACATCAGTTGATATTCCCGTTGATAAGATTGCGACTGATGTATCAGATACTAGTCTGGTGGACAATAAGCTAGTAATTGCTGGCCGGGATGATTCGCTTGAGCAATTACGGCAAGAAGCTTTAACGGCACTTTCCGCAGAAAATTCCAAGATCTATCAAGATATATCACAAGATCCGACATTGGACATGAATGTTCAAAATGAGCAATTGCAACAAATGGGGCAAGTTTTTTCTGATGCTTATGCAAAGGTTACCCAAGCAACCGATGAGCAAGCTATTATAGCGGCAAGGGATGACGGTATTATCAAGATTAACGCATCTCATATTCCTAATCCCGTATCTTTAGAAGAGCAAAAGAAACAAGCTTTAATGAAATATAATGAGGCAGTAGATAAGGTTAAAGCAGATATTGATGATGATTTGTCTTTAACCGCTGAAGAAAAGCAACAAGAATTATCTAATCTTGTTATTTCATCGGATCAGGTAAGGGAAAAAATCAATTTGTTATTGTCGGCCTCGTATTTGAAGCAGACTTTAGATGAAGGTATCGAGAGTTTAAAATATGTTCATTTGCATCCTGGATCAGGTAGTGTTCCGGTAACAGAACAAAGAGCAAAAGCAAGTAAGTCGGTTGATGATGCGGCAACTAAAGTCAAAGGCGAAATTGATGGCGATATCACTTTAACGGCCACCGAAAAAGCTGCTCAAAAGGCCGTCGTTGACACTGACGCTGCGGCTGCAAAAGATGCCATTAATCAGGCACCTTATATGCAGCCTATCAAGGATGCGCGAGACGCTGGCATTGTTAAAATCAAGGCTGACCACGTTTCAAATACCGTGTCTTTAGATGATACCAAAAAAGCAGCTAAAGCCGCTCTTGAGGCTGAAGCTACTAAGGTTAAGGATGAAATCGATGCTGATACCACCCTTTTGGCAGCGACCAAGCAGTCTCAAAAAGAACAAATTGACCAACTTGTTACTACTTATCAAACTACAATCGATAGTGCAGTTGACGCGCAGGCGGTTATTGACAGCCGGGATCAAGGCTTAGCCCTTATTGCGCAGACCCACATTGCTGGTGCTTCATTGGCTGACCAGAAGTCAGCTGCAAATCAGACTATTGAAACTGAAGCGACTATGGTTAAGGGTGAGATTGACGCAGATAGCACTTTGACTACCATTGAGAAGGCTACGCAGAAGGGTAACGTTGACACTGATGCTGCGGCTGCTAAGGCTGCTATTAATAGTGCCAGTGATGCTCAAGCGGTCAAAGATGCAAAAGAAGCCGGGATCATCAAGATTGATGGTGACCACCTGCAAAGCACTTTAGCTGCCATTAAGGCTGCTGCCATTGCAGCTATTGAAACTGAAGCAACTAAAGTTAAGGGTGAGATTGATATCGATGTGAACCTAGATAATTCTGGCAAGCAGTCTCAAAAAGACAAAGTTGACCAAATAGTTTTGTTTTACACTTCCTCTACCAGTGAAATTCAGAAGGCTACTGATGCGCAAAGTGTTCAAGAAATAAAGGATAAAGCCATTGCGCAAATTAAAGCTGCTCACTATTATGTCCTTACTCTAGAGGAGCAAAAGAGCAACGGAATTAAAGATATTAGCAATGCAGCATATAATTATAAGCAATTAATTGATAGTGATTTAGGCTTAAACGCTGCTGATAAAGCTGCGCAAAAGGCAAATATTGACGCTGATGCCGCGGCTGCTAAGACTGCTATCACTAATGCCGTTGATGCGCAAGGCGTTAAGGATGCCCATGATGAAGGTCTTGCCAAATTGAAGGCGGACTATCTTCCTGGCTCGCTTGATGCCTGGAAGGCTGAGGCCCTCAAGCGGATTAATGATACTGCTATCAGGGTCAAGAGTGAAATTGCTTCCGATATTACCTTGACTGATGCAGAGAAGATCACGCAAAAGGCCAATGTGGATGACGCTGCAAATTACGCCATTAATGCTATTAACCAAGCGCCTGGTATTAATTGGATAAATTATCCAATGAATTCTGGTATTAACCAAATCGAAAAATGTCATGTTTCCGGTAAGTTAATAGTGGATCAGAAGTCAGCTGCAAATCAGACTATTGAAACTGAATCAACTAAGGTTAAGGGTGAGATTGACGCAGATAGCACTTTGACTACCATTGAGAAAACTAATCAAAAGACTATCGTTGATTCAGCAGCTGATGCGGCTAAAGCTGCTATTAATCAAGCAAGCGATGCCCAAGGGGTGAAAGATGCCAAGGATAGTGGCACTATCAAGATTAATGCAGCTCATGTGCCTAACACTGTCTCCTTGCCAGACCAGAAAATCAATGCAGTTCAAGCAATTGATCAAGTAGCAGCTAAAGTTAAGGATGAGATTGATGCAGATAGTGCTTTGACAGATATTGTGAAGGCCACGCAAAAAGTCAACGTTGATCAAGCAGCAGTAGCAGCAAAAGCTGACATCAATCAGGCAAGCGATGCCCAAAGCGTGCAGAATGCTCAAAATAATGGCATTGCTAAAATTAATGCCTGCCACGTTCCGGCTGGTATCTCTTTGCCAGACCATAAGCTTAATGCAAGTACAATCATTGATAATGAAGCTAACAAGGTTAAGGACATCATCAATGCCGATAATAATTTAACCGTAGCCGAGAAGACTGCTCAAACAGCTAACGTTAATGCTGATGCTGCGGCTGCTAAAGTTGCCATTAACCAAGCCGTTAATGCTGACGGGGTAATTATTGCCCAAGCAGCTGGCATTGCTAAAATCACCGCTGACTATCTTCCGGGTGTTGCCCTTTCAACTCAGAAAGCTAATGCTAATCAGGCCATTGAGACTGAAGCAACTAAAGTTAAGGGGGAGATTGATGCCGATAGCACCTTGACTGCGGTTGAAAAGACTACGCAGAAGGGTAACGTTGACACTGATGCTGCGGCTGCCAAGGCTGCTGTTAATAGTGCCAGTGATGCCCAAGCGGTCAAAGATGCCAAGGAAGCCGGTATTGTCAAGATTAACGGCGACCATGTTTCAAATTCTGAGTCTCTAGATGAACAAAAAAATAAGGCTCAAGCTGCAATCGATGATGAAGCTGCTAAGGTTAAGGCTGAGATTACAGCTGATGCAACTCTTAATGACGCTGCTAAGGCTGCACAGCAAAATGCGGTTACTCAAGCAGCAGCTACTGCCAAAACTAACATTAACCAGGCAACTAATGCCAATGAAGTGGTCACAGCCAAGCTTGATGGGATTACCGCAATTAATGCTGCTCATCAATCAGGACCGTCACTTGACAATCAAAAACCATCTTTTGTAAATAAAATAAATGAAGCGGCCAATAGCGTTAAGGCCGAAATTGCTGCTGATGTAACTCTAGATGATACTGCTAAGGCGGTGCAGAAGGCTAATGTCGATAATGATGTTACAACAATTCTGGCTGCCATTGCCCAGGCTACTGATCTTCAGACCCTAGAAGACACAACTTCTGCTGGTATAGCTAAGATTACAGCCGACCATGTTCTAGGCACCCCACTGCCAGATCAAAAAGCTGATGCCATTAAAGAAATTGATGCACAAGCAAGCAAGGTTAAAGGTGAAATCGCTGCAGATGAGACGTTGACCGATGCAGAAAAGGAAACCCAAAAGACTAACGTTGATATTGATGTTGCAGCAGCTATGGCAGGCATTAACAATGCAAGTAACGCCCAAGCGGTCAAGGATGCTAAACAGGCTGGCATTGCCCAAATTGCCGGTGATCACATTTCGAATAATGCTTCTCTGCCCACTCAAAAGGCTGAGGCCATTAAGGAAATTGACGCAGCAGCAGCTAAGATTAAAGACGAGATCGCTGCTGATTCGTCCTTGGACGATGCTACTAAAGATAAACAAAAAGCTAATGTTGATCGGGATTCAGCCGCAGCTAAAAACGACATCAACCAGGCAACCACTGCTAAGGGTGTTCAGGAAGCAAAAGAAGTTGGCATTGCCGAGATCAATAGTGACCATGTGTCCAATCAAAAGTCATTGTCTGATCAAAGGTTAGAGGCCAAGCAGGTAATTGATGCTGAGGCAACTCGAATTAAGGCAGAAATTGACACCGATCCAACTTTAGATGATGCCACTAAGGCAAGACAAAAGATGAATGTTAATAGTGAGGTAACAAAAGCTAAAGTTGCAATTGATGATGCTGCCACAGCTCAAACTATTAAAACCGCTAAAAACAATGGGATAGCAGCAATTACTGCTCAACATATTACTGGCGAAAATGGCAGCTTAGACAGTCTCAAGACTACAGCCCAAAATGCAATTGACCAAGAAGCAATTAAGATCAAGGGTGAAATCGCTGCTGATGTAACTTTAGATGATGATACAAAGGCGATTCAGCAGGCTAATGTTGACCGTGATGCTTCCGCCGCCAAAAAGCAGATTAATCAGGCAATCAATGCTCAGGCGGTCAAAGATGCTATTGCATTAGGCATTATCAAGATTGATAATGACCACGTGAAGAATGCAATTTCATTGTTGGAACAAAAGGACAAGGCTAAAGCGGCGATTGCTGCTGAAGCTGTAAAAGTCAAGGAGCAGATTGAGGCTGATCAGGGTCTAGACGATGCTGCTAAGTCTGAGCAAAAGGCTAACGTAGACCGTGATGCAGCCACTGCTCAGGAACAGATTGAGCAGGCAGTTGACGCGCAAGGTGTGAAAGATACCAAGACTGCCGGTATTGCTAAGATTGCTAGCGATTATGTGCCAAATGGCACGGTGTCAGATCAAAAGGTCGCTGCGCAAACCAAGATTGAAGCTGAAGCCAAAAAGGTTAAGGCAGCGATTGAGACAGATATAACTTTAACTAATGCAGAAAAGTTAAAGCAAAAGGCCGATGTTGATATGGCTGCCAGCAATGCGAAGGCAGCGATTGACCGGGCCATTACTGCCCAGGAAGTCAAGGTTGCTCTGCATAATGGCATTGCTGCTATAAACGCCCAATATGTAACAGGTAACAGCCTAGATAAACAAAAAGCCAAGGCTAATGCACTAATTGATCAGGAAGCAACCAAAGTCAAGAATCAGATTACTAATGATGTAACGCTGGACGACAAGACTAAAGCAGCTCAGATTGCGGCTGTTGATCAAGAAGTGATGACCGCAAAGAGTAATATTCAAGTCGCAGCAACTGCCCAGGAAATTAGTGCTGCACTGACCAATGGGCTTACCAATATTGCTGCCCAATACGTGACAAACTCGATGTCCTTAGATGAACAAAAAGAACGTGCCAAGCAGTTGATTAATGATGAAGCTAATATAGTAAAAGAAGCCATTAATAGCGATAATTCTCTTGATCAAGCTACTAAGAATAAGCAGGTAAAAGCTGTCGGAGCACAGAGACAAAAAGCTTTAGATCAACTCAGTCAAGCAGCCAATGCAGCAGCCGTTCAAAAGGAATATAGTGCTGGAATCGCTGCGATCAATGCTCAACATGTACCGGGTACTGCTTTGAATATTCAAAAGCAAGCTGCTAAGAATGCATTGATCCAAGAAGCAAACACGATTAAAGCCGCGATTAATAATGATTCGACTTTGACTACCAATGCCAAAAAGCAACAGTCCCACAACGTTGACCTTGAATTAGAAAAAGCGCAAAATGCGCTTGACCGCGCTAAAAATATTCAAGAAGTTACTGACTGTGAAGCTGCTGGTATTAAGGCAATTGATGCTCAATATATTCCGGGCAAGCCGCTTGATGAACAAAAGGCCGCTGCCAAGCGGGAAATAGACCAGGCTGCCCAAGTTGCTAAAGACCAGGTTGATAAAGATACCAGCAAGACTGATCAAGAGAAGCAAAAAGAAAAGGACGCAATTGCTGCCGTCGCTTCAACAGCTAAGGCCGAAATCAATCAAAGTAAGAATGCTGATGCAGTCAACCAGGCCAAAGAAAATGGCCTGGCGGCTATCAACCAGCTTGTAGTAAACAATAGCCTTGAACATCAAAAAGAAGCGGCCAAGCAGGAAATAGACCAGGCTGCGCAAGCTGCCAAGGACAAGATTGATCAAGATAAGAATAAGACTGACACTGAAAAGGAAAAGGACAAAGTTGCAATTGATAGTGCCGCTTCAGCTGCCAAGGACAAAGTTGATAAAGCTAAGAACAAGGGTGAAGTTGATCAGGCTAAGCAGGATGGTATTAATGAAATAAATAATATCGTGAATGGCAATGGTAATGGTTCCAATGGTTCCAATGGCTCAAACGGGTCCGGCAATACAGGCGGAAGTTCTGGTAGCACTGGTTCTAATGGATCTAATAATAGTAGTGATGCAGGCAATACTGGCTCGAATGGTTCTAGCGCTTCAACCAGCTCAACCGGTGCGAATGGGACAAATAGCTCGAATAATGCAAGTAGTACTGGGTCTGACAGTTCTGAAACTAAGCCTAAGCAGTCTAAATCAGCATCTAAGGTCCTTAAGCATAATGCGTATTTCTACAACAAGCAGGGCAAGCGGGCCAATCTGTTGATTGCTAAGCGGGGTTCTACCATAACAACCTATGGTAGCAAGACTATTAATGGACGTGAATTTTACCATATTGGTAAGGAGCTTTACATTGCTGTTGGTAATGTTGTCGGCCGCAAACGAAGCTTAAAGAAGAATTCCTTTGTGTACAACCACAATGGTAAACGGGTCGGTAAGCAAATCTTGAAAAAGAGAACTAAGGTTAATGTATATGGCGATCCGGTAAGGATTCACGGTAAGTCATATTACATTATTAATAGTAAGCATTATGTTAAGGCCAAGAATTTTGGTTCAATTCAAAGTGAAGCTAGAAAAACACTAGCACCTGGCGTAAGCTCTAATGCTGAACTTTCTCACAATTCCTATCTTTATAATGAAAACGGTAAGCGCATAGATAAGTATACGCTAAAGGCCGGTTCTAAAATTAATGCTGGCCAGGCCAAAACGATTAACGGGGAAAGCTTTATTGAAATTGGTAATGGATACTACGTTGTCAAAGCTAATGTAATAAATTTTGCGCGTAAAACTCTCAAATAA
- a CDS encoding SdpI family protein, which yields MKKNNYRKTVVVTSLLTVLPLLVGLLLYQRLPAKMATHFGLNNVPNGFSNKFLVVVGMPLLLLLLQLIVLFVWTHEAKGQDFNFKLVEITLWLVPVMSNVLGFTLYLVALGQRLRMSVIANLLFGLLLLIFGNYLPKTRPNRVVGIRLPWTLASSTNWQKTHRLTGWLFMVGGLVLLCTSFLPNNWLFVIILLVVIIVPIVYAYSLSRAGR from the coding sequence ATGAAGAAAAATAATTATCGTAAAACAGTTGTTGTTACTAGTTTATTGACCGTCTTGCCGCTATTAGTGGGATTGCTCTTGTATCAAAGGCTACCAGCAAAAATGGCAACGCATTTCGGATTGAATAATGTGCCTAACGGTTTTAGCAATAAGTTTTTGGTGGTAGTGGGAATGCCCTTGCTGCTTTTGTTGTTACAGCTGATAGTACTCTTTGTCTGGACTCATGAAGCTAAAGGTCAGGATTTTAACTTTAAGCTAGTTGAAATTACACTTTGGCTGGTCCCGGTGATGAGTAACGTACTTGGCTTTACGCTTTATCTGGTGGCACTCGGCCAGCGCTTAAGAATGTCGGTGATCGCTAACTTATTATTTGGTCTTTTGCTACTGATTTTTGGTAATTATTTACCTAAAACAAGGCCTAACCGCGTCGTAGGGATTAGATTACCATGGACATTAGCCAGTTCGACTAATTGGCAAAAAACTCATCGCCTAACTGGTTGGTTATTTATGGTTGGCGGATTGGTTTTACTATGCACGTCATTTCTCCCAAACAACTGGCTGTTTGTCATCATTCTACTGGTCGTGATTATTGTACCCATTGTTTATGCATATAGCCTAAGTAGAGCTGGTAGATAG
- a CDS encoding autorepressor SdpR family transcription factor: MRFEVSFKALADPARRKILQLLKHGSMSAGEIASHFEMTQATVSYHLNVLKKADLICEERQKNFIYYSLNTSILEEIMAWLVDLKGNQDEEK, encoded by the coding sequence GTGAGGTTCGAGGTTAGTTTTAAGGCGCTGGCCGACCCAGCCAGACGGAAGATTTTACAGCTGCTAAAGCATGGTTCAATGTCTGCTGGTGAAATTGCCAGTCATTTTGAGATGACGCAAGCCACTGTTTCATACCACCTTAATGTATTGAAAAAGGCTGATTTAATCTGTGAAGAACGCCAAAAAAATTTCATTTATTATTCCTTGAATACTTCTATTCTAGAAGAAATAATGGCATGGTTAGTTGACTTGAAAGGTAATCAGGATGAAGAAAAATAA